The proteins below are encoded in one region of Brassica napus cultivar Da-Ae chromosome A6, Da-Ae, whole genome shotgun sequence:
- the LOC106445565 gene encoding LOW QUALITY PROTEIN: bifunctional UDP-glucose 4-epimerase and UDP-xylose 4-epimerase 1 (The sequence of the model RefSeq protein was modified relative to this genomic sequence to represent the inferred CDS: deleted 1 base in 1 codon), protein MDSSMEQNILVTGGAGFIGTHTVVKLLKEGFKVSIIDNLDNSVLEAVDRVRELVGPNLSKKLEFNLGDLRNKEDIEKLFSKQRFDAVIHFAALKGVGESVGIPRRYYDNNLVGTINLYETMSKYNCKMMVFSSSATVYGEPKKIPACVEDFQLKALNPYGRTKLFLEEIARDIHRAEPEWRIVLLRYFNPVGAHESGRIGEDPKGIPNNLMPYIQQVAVGRQPELNVYGHDYPTKDGSAVRDYIHVMDLADGHIAALRKLFTDPKIGCTAYNLGTGRGTSVLEMVAAFEKASGKKIPMKVCPRRPGDSTVVYASTEKAEKELGWKAKYGVDEMCRDQWNWTNNNPWGYQKKL, encoded by the exons ATGGATTCTTCCATGGAGCAGAACATTCTTGTTACTGGTGGTGCTGGGTTCATCGGGACACATACTGTTGTTAAGCTTCTGAAAGAGGGTTTTAAGGTTTCCATCATTGATAATCTTGATAACTCTGTTCTCGAAGCTGTTGATAGGGTTAGGGAGCTCGTTGGTCCTAATCTCTCCAAGAAGCTCGAGTTTAATCTG GGTGATCTAAGAAACAAAGAGGATATTGAGAAACTCTTTTCCAAGCAGAG ATTTGATGCCGTGATCCATTTTGCGGCTCTTAAAGGTGTGGGTGAAAGCGTTGGCATCCCTCGCCGCTACTATGACAATAATTTGGTCGGAACAATCAATCTATATGAGACCATGTCAAAGTACAACTGCAAAATG ATGGTGTTTTCATCATCTGCGACCGTTTATGGAGAACCTAAGAAAATTCCA GCGTGCGTGGAAGACTTTCAATTAAAAGCCTTGAATCCTTATGGTCGTACTAAG CTGTTTCTTGAAGAAATAGCTAGAGATATCCACAGAGCGGAACCAGAGTGGAGAATTGTTTTGCTGAGGTACTTCAACCCTGTGGGAGCACATGAAAGTGGAAGAATTGGTGAGGATCCAAAGGGAATCCCCAATAACCTCATGCCTTATATCCAACAAGTGGCTGTGGGACGTCAACCTGAGCTCAATGTCTATGGACATGACTATCCCACCAAGGATGGTAGTGCG GTAAGAGACTACATCCATGTGATGGATTTGGCAGATGGACATATCGCTGCGCTAAGGAAGCTATTTACTGATCCGAAGATTG GCTGTACTGCTTACAATCTGGGTACTGGAAGAGGAACCTCtgtgttagaaatggttgcagCCTTTGAAAAAGCTTCCGGCAAG AAAATACCTATGAAGGTCTGTCCGAGAAGGCCAGGAGATTCAACGGTAGTTTATGCTTCAACAGAGAAAGCTGAGAAAGAACTTGGGTGGAA GGCAAAATACGGAGTGGATGAGATGTGCAGGGATCAATGGAATTGGACAAACAACAATCCATGGGGTTACCAGAAGAAGCTTTGA